A part of Aquibium oceanicum genomic DNA contains:
- the pncA gene encoding bifunctional nicotinamidase/pyrazinamidase, which yields MATQALIVIDVQNDFCPGGALAVSGGDAIVPLVNRMIADAPHVILTQDWHPAGHSSFASTHAGKNPFETVAMPYGEQTLWPDHCIQGSQGAAFHPDLEWTKAELVIRKGFRPSIDSYSAFYENDHKTPTGLAGYLRERGISELTMVGLATDFCVAYSALDAVREGFSVTVTLEACRAIDLGGSLEAMTQRMKEAGVSLA from the coding sequence ATGGCGACACAGGCGCTGATCGTTATCGACGTGCAGAACGATTTCTGTCCCGGCGGAGCGCTCGCCGTGTCTGGCGGCGACGCCATCGTGCCGCTGGTCAATCGCATGATCGCGGACGCCCCCCACGTGATCCTGACGCAGGACTGGCACCCCGCCGGCCATTCGAGTTTCGCCTCCACCCATGCGGGCAAAAACCCGTTCGAAACCGTCGCCATGCCCTACGGCGAGCAGACGCTCTGGCCCGACCACTGCATCCAGGGCTCGCAGGGCGCCGCCTTCCATCCCGACCTCGAATGGACCAAGGCCGAACTCGTCATCCGAAAGGGTTTTCGCCCCTCGATCGACAGCTACTCCGCTTTCTACGAAAACGACCACAAGACCCCGACCGGCCTCGCCGGCTACCTGCGCGAGCGCGGCATTTCGGAACTCACGATGGTCGGCCTCGCGACCGATTTCTGCGTCGCCTATTCGGCGCTCGACGCCGTTCGCGAAGGCTTCTCCGTCACCGTCACCCTCGAAGCCTGCCGCGCCATTGACCTCGGCGGCTCCCTCGAAGCGATGACGCAGCGCATGAAGGAAGCCGGCGTCAGCCTCGCCTGA
- a CDS encoding FAD binding domain-containing protein — translation MARYARPASSDEALALLSEGEWRVLAGGTDFYPAQGARPITEDVLDINGIDALRGIRETDGHIVIGARTTWTDVLRHDLPPAFDALKMAAREVGSVQIQNAGTVAGNLCNASPAADGVPALMILDAEVELSSKGGVRDLALADFVLGNRRTARRPDELLTAIRIPKTSTTGTSHFLKLGARRYLVISIAMVAVRIDLAGDGSIGSAAVAVGACSPVARRLGGLEQVLAGAAPDEIAGRVEARHFEELTPIDDVRGSAGYRKEAARELVLRALFEALGTPRIREVAA, via the coding sequence TTGGCACGCTACGCAAGGCCCGCATCGTCCGACGAAGCACTGGCCCTTCTTTCGGAAGGGGAATGGCGCGTCCTTGCCGGCGGCACCGATTTCTATCCGGCCCAGGGCGCGCGCCCGATCACCGAAGACGTTCTCGACATCAACGGCATCGACGCGTTGCGCGGCATTCGCGAGACGGACGGGCATATCGTCATTGGCGCGCGCACGACCTGGACAGACGTGCTGCGGCACGATCTGCCACCAGCCTTCGATGCGCTGAAAATGGCCGCGCGCGAGGTGGGGTCGGTGCAGATCCAGAATGCCGGCACGGTGGCGGGGAACCTCTGCAACGCCTCGCCGGCGGCGGACGGGGTGCCGGCGCTGATGATCCTCGACGCCGAGGTGGAATTGTCCTCCAAGGGCGGCGTGCGAGACCTCGCGCTGGCCGACTTCGTTCTCGGGAACCGAAGGACGGCCCGACGCCCCGATGAACTCCTCACGGCCATTCGCATCCCGAAGACCTCCACGACCGGCACCTCGCATTTCCTCAAGCTCGGCGCGCGGCGATACCTGGTGATCTCGATCGCCATGGTCGCAGTGCGGATCGATCTTGCCGGGGACGGAAGCATCGGAAGCGCGGCGGTCGCGGTCGGGGCCTGCTCGCCGGTCGCCCGGCGTCTGGGCGGGCTTGAACAGGTGCTTGCCGGGGCGGCGCCGGACGAGATTGCGGGTCGCGTGGAGGCCCGGCATTTCGAGGAGTTGACGCCGATCGACGACGTGCGCGGCAGCGCCGGCTATCGCAAGGAGGCCGCGCGGGAGCTCGTTTTGCGCGCGCTTTTCGAGGCATTGGGGACGCCGCGGATACGGGAGGTGGCAGCGTGA
- a CDS encoding 6-hydroxynicotinate reductase yields MSELSERFEPGVAKPAGEKIRCDACPVMCYIAEGRTGGCDRYGNREGHIVRLDALTILHHAEEEGGAVVPFLDAAEDWGGDLVNGGRRFVSAIGAGTTYPDYKPAPFIVSQEVEGVDLVTVVTEGIFSYCGVKVKIDTDRHIGPETATVRAKGEAVGHVTTGEYGSQMLSLGGVHHLTGGSKAEGRVTCETLMDLCNRKPVELSIDGGATVIVEAGKAPVIDGKTEHRMRVGCGSATIGMFATQWRGLVDEVVVVDDHITGVVSEHQAGKVLGWEDTGIKIVGRRSTPGRYFKVSEPGLGWGGTTISDPLEILGDWNPKKGARPGLSLMMVSTTGEQFAYFELDDELKPVEKPFPQRLRKSVDLIEDNCEPALCTVLFMAGAGGSLRAGVTENPVNLTRSVQGLSTYVTCGGAPVYVWPGGGITLMVDVMRMPENAFGYVPTPALVAPIEFTLRRDDYVRLGGYESEIRSVDDVLARGGEYRNARSASAAPPRNLWPPLAQLRRNGQP; encoded by the coding sequence ATGAGCGAGCTTTCGGAGCGGTTCGAGCCGGGGGTGGCGAAGCCGGCGGGGGAGAAGATCCGGTGCGATGCGTGTCCGGTGATGTGCTACATCGCCGAGGGGCGGACGGGGGGTTGCGATCGCTACGGCAACCGCGAGGGGCATATCGTGCGGCTCGATGCGCTGACGATCCTGCACCATGCGGAAGAAGAGGGCGGGGCGGTGGTGCCGTTCCTCGACGCGGCGGAGGACTGGGGCGGCGATCTGGTCAATGGCGGGCGGCGCTTCGTCAGTGCTATCGGCGCCGGCACGACCTATCCCGACTACAAGCCGGCGCCCTTCATCGTCAGTCAGGAGGTCGAGGGTGTGGACCTGGTAACGGTCGTCACCGAAGGCATTTTTTCCTACTGCGGCGTCAAGGTGAAGATCGACACCGACCGGCACATCGGGCCGGAGACCGCGACCGTGCGCGCCAAGGGCGAGGCGGTCGGGCATGTCACCACCGGCGAATACGGTTCGCAGATGCTGTCGCTCGGCGGCGTGCATCACCTGACCGGTGGGTCGAAAGCGGAAGGGCGCGTCACCTGCGAGACGCTGATGGATCTGTGCAACCGCAAGCCGGTGGAGCTTTCCATCGACGGCGGTGCCACCGTGATCGTGGAGGCAGGAAAGGCGCCGGTGATCGATGGCAAGACCGAGCACCGCATGCGGGTCGGCTGCGGGTCGGCGACGATCGGCATGTTCGCCACGCAGTGGCGCGGGCTGGTGGACGAGGTGGTGGTGGTGGACGACCACATAACCGGGGTGGTGTCGGAGCATCAGGCGGGGAAGGTGCTCGGCTGGGAGGATACGGGCATCAAGATCGTCGGGCGGCGCTCGACGCCGGGCCGCTACTTCAAGGTCTCCGAGCCGGGGCTCGGCTGGGGCGGCACGACGATTTCCGACCCGCTGGAGATACTCGGCGACTGGAACCCGAAGAAGGGGGCGCGGCCGGGGCTGTCGCTCATGATGGTGTCGACCACGGGCGAGCAGTTCGCCTATTTCGAACTCGACGATGAGCTGAAACCGGTCGAGAAGCCTTTCCCGCAAAGGTTGAGAAAGTCGGTCGATCTGATTGAGGATAACTGCGAACCGGCGCTCTGCACAGTGCTGTTCATGGCCGGTGCCGGTGGCTCGCTGCGGGCGGGGGTGACGGAGAACCCGGTGAACCTCACACGCTCGGTGCAGGGGCTGTCGACCTATGTGACGTGCGGCGGCGCGCCGGTCTACGTGTGGCCGGGCGGCGGCATCACGCTGATGGTCGACGTTATGCGCATGCCGGAAAACGCGTTCGGCTACGTGCCGACGCCGGCGCTCGTGGCGCCGATCGAGTTCACGCTGCGGCGCGACGACTACGTGCGGCTCGGTGGCTACGAGAGCGAGATCCGTTCCGTGGACGACGTGCTGGCGCGCGGCGGAGAGTACCGGAACGCGCGCAGTGCCTCGGCGGCGCCGCCGCGCAACCTCTGGCCGCCGCTGGCGCAACTGCGCCGGAACGGGCAGCCGTGA
- a CDS encoding UPF0280 family protein, with product MNGPRIAWLPDGRRLHMNHGPIDLIVEAWGRADECQAAYGQAAARFEMVLGELVEELPELRRPSGGEPRRFSGPTARRMESAACRFANGAEFVTPMAAVAGAVADDVLAAMTEGRTLDRAYVNDGGDIAIHLSQGASLRLAIGGRSNGFDDRILVHDHDAVRGIATSGWRGRSHSLGIADAVTVLARDGASADVAATLIANAVDLPRHPAIGRTPAIELSPDSDLGERLVTTAVGALTAGEVSKALERGLAVARDFHRRGLIVAAALFLAEESRFCGAFPSSILSRHYFDVKVPAHA from the coding sequence GTGAACGGCCCGCGCATCGCCTGGCTGCCGGACGGGCGACGGCTGCACATGAACCACGGGCCGATCGACCTGATCGTGGAAGCGTGGGGCAGGGCGGACGAATGCCAGGCGGCATATGGGCAGGCAGCGGCGCGGTTCGAGATGGTTCTCGGCGAACTGGTCGAGGAGCTACCGGAGCTTCGGCGGCCGTCGGGCGGCGAGCCGCGGCGCTTCTCCGGGCCGACGGCGCGGCGGATGGAGAGCGCGGCCTGCCGATTTGCGAACGGTGCCGAGTTCGTCACGCCCATGGCGGCGGTAGCGGGTGCTGTGGCCGACGACGTGCTCGCGGCGATGACCGAGGGACGTACACTGGATCGTGCCTACGTCAACGACGGCGGCGACATCGCCATCCATCTGTCGCAAGGCGCGAGCCTGCGGCTGGCGATCGGCGGAAGGAGCAATGGCTTCGACGACCGGATCCTCGTGCATGACCACGACGCGGTGCGCGGCATCGCGACCTCGGGCTGGCGCGGACGCAGCCATTCGCTGGGCATCGCCGACGCGGTGACGGTACTTGCCCGCGACGGGGCGAGCGCCGACGTTGCCGCGACGCTGATCGCCAATGCCGTCGACCTTCCGCGCCATCCGGCGATCGGGCGGACGCCGGCTATCGAGCTGTCCCCCGACAGCGATCTGGGGGAGCGGCTGGTGACCACGGCGGTCGGCGCGCTGACTGCGGGAGAGGTCTCCAAGGCGCTGGAGAGGGGGCTGGCGGTGGCCCGGGATTTTCACCGGCGTGGGCTGATCGTCGCGGCAGCGCTGTTCCTCGCGGAAGAATCGCGTTTCTGCGGCGCATTTCCGTCTTCCATTTTATCCCGGCATTATTTCGACGTGAAGGTTCCCGCCCATGCCTGA
- a CDS encoding amino acid synthesis family protein, whose product MPEFPIRKIVVAMEDVFHDGGPVAERPRRRGAALALVKNPFAGRYEPDLQAAMEDLKPLGSMLTERLIAAFGDQAGLIDAYGKGAIVGTAGEIEHGALWHVPGGYAMRDRISPSKAIVPSAMKVGGFGASLDVPLGHVNAAYVRSHFDAIPVSAPDGPRPDEILFCLVMSCGGRVHARMGGLEAKDVTGEDGLR is encoded by the coding sequence ATGCCTGAATTTCCCATCCGCAAGATCGTGGTTGCGATGGAGGACGTCTTTCACGATGGCGGGCCCGTCGCGGAAAGGCCCCGGCGGCGGGGTGCCGCGCTCGCGCTGGTGAAGAACCCGTTCGCGGGGCGCTACGAGCCGGACCTGCAAGCGGCCATGGAAGACCTGAAGCCGCTCGGGTCGATGCTGACGGAGCGGCTGATCGCGGCCTTCGGCGACCAGGCCGGCTTGATCGACGCCTATGGCAAGGGCGCGATCGTGGGGACGGCGGGCGAGATCGAGCACGGGGCGCTGTGGCACGTGCCGGGCGGCTATGCCATGCGCGACAGGATTTCGCCGTCGAAGGCGATCGTGCCATCGGCGATGAAGGTCGGCGGCTTCGGCGCCTCGCTCGACGTGCCGCTTGGCCACGTCAACGCAGCCTATGTTCGCAGCCATTTCGATGCGATACCCGTCAGCGCGCCGGACGGGCCGCGCCCCGACGAAATCCTGTTCTGCCTGGTCATGAGCTGTGGCGGACGCGTGCATGCGCGCATGGGCGGCCTGGAAGCGAAGGACGTCACGGGCGAGGACGGCCTTAGATGA
- a CDS encoding MarR family winged helix-turn-helix transcriptional regulator has product MSARKPLAVVGEAAPGGYRLEEQVGFALRKANQRHMVIFASRISDMTPPQFAALAKLYEIGETSQNQLGSQIAMDAATVKGVIDRLKARGLVALDSHKDDKRRIVVSLTDEGRQTIEKLLPLAEAITAETLAPLNSRDAAALMRLLSKLA; this is encoded by the coding sequence ATGAGCGCGCGCAAGCCGCTGGCGGTGGTTGGCGAGGCCGCGCCCGGCGGCTACCGGCTGGAGGAGCAGGTCGGCTTTGCGCTGCGCAAGGCCAACCAGCGGCACATGGTGATCTTCGCTTCGCGCATTTCCGACATGACGCCGCCGCAGTTTGCCGCGCTCGCCAAGCTCTACGAGATCGGTGAGACGTCGCAGAACCAGCTCGGCAGCCAGATCGCGATGGACGCAGCGACGGTGAAAGGCGTGATCGATCGGCTGAAGGCGCGCGGACTGGTCGCGTTGGATAGTCACAAGGACGACAAGCGGCGCATCGTCGTCAGCCTGACGGACGAGGGGCGACAGACGATCGAAAAGCTGCTGCCGCTCGCGGAGGCGATCACAGCGGAGACGCTGGCGCCGCTGAATTCTCGCGACGCCGCCGCTCTGATGCGGCTGCTCTCGAAACTGGCCTGA
- a CDS encoding ABC transporter ATP-binding protein — MTPLLVTRGLTRRFGGLTAVDHVDFELPAGQIRAVIGPNGAGKTTFVSLVCGRIMPTCGEVVFDGENITALPAHERVRRGIAYTFQITSVFPNLTVFDNVALSVQRSLIDGKTGGGGRFSGKELSRGVEEALARVHLSDRTDMPAGKLAYGHQRLLEVAMGLALKPRLLILDEPTQGLSDAEIESFIALVKEIARDATVLLIEHNMPVVMALADRITVMSTGAVLAEGTPDEIRADPHVQHAYLGSPEDA; from the coding sequence GTGACGCCGCTGCTCGTCACGCGCGGGCTGACGCGCCGCTTCGGCGGGCTTACCGCGGTCGACCATGTCGATTTCGAACTGCCGGCCGGCCAGATCCGGGCGGTGATCGGCCCGAACGGGGCGGGCAAGACGACCTTCGTCAGCCTCGTCTGCGGCCGGATCATGCCGACGTGCGGCGAGGTGGTCTTCGACGGCGAGAACATCACCGCGCTGCCGGCACACGAACGGGTGCGGCGCGGCATCGCCTATACGTTCCAGATCACCTCGGTGTTTCCCAACCTCACCGTTTTCGACAACGTCGCGCTGTCGGTGCAGCGCAGCCTGATCGACGGCAAGACCGGCGGCGGTGGCCGCTTCTCCGGCAAGGAGCTGTCGCGCGGGGTGGAGGAGGCGCTGGCGCGGGTGCATCTTTCCGACCGCACGGACATGCCGGCCGGCAAGCTCGCCTACGGCCATCAGCGGCTGCTGGAAGTGGCGATGGGGCTGGCGCTGAAGCCGCGCCTGCTGATCCTCGACGAACCGACGCAGGGGCTGTCGGACGCGGAGATCGAAAGCTTCATCGCGCTGGTGAAGGAGATCGCGCGGGACGCGACCGTGCTCCTGATCGAGCACAACATGCCGGTGGTGATGGCGCTGGCCGACCGGATCACCGTCATGAGCACCGGAGCCGTGCTGGCGGAAGGCACGCCGGACGAGATCCGCGCCGACCCGCACGTGCAGCACGCCTATCTGGGATCGCCCGAAGATGCCTGA
- a CDS encoding molybdopterin-dependent oxidoreductase: MTLERQAIAFDLNGSPVSVSVSPVARLSAVLRDELRQTGTKVGCDAGDCGACTVLVDGAAVCACLMPAAGVASRAVRTVEGLANGSLAAVQDSFLRHGAAQCGICTPGFLMAATALLERNPRPCEAEVKDALGGVLCRCTGYRKVIEAVMNAHLPDRLHNNPPPEAGLAVGARAPRLDGLPKVTGAEAFGADERPADALSVLVIRSPHWHADFSFGDIEGFVANRPGLVAVYTARDIPGDNRFGVIPAFADQPALADGTARFRGEAVALIAGERAAIEALDAASFPVEWRERPHVLEQAEAKQAAEPVHAARRNNLLIEGKVERGDPEAALGAAHATASGEIRTAYVEHAYIEPEAGYAAMDGDTLVIKACTQSPFMDRDDTAKVLGLAPDKVRIVPTATGGGFGSKLDLSLQPLIGLVALKTGRPAALAYTRAESMMSTTKRHPADMRATIGADAEGRVTGMVFEGDFNTGAYASWGPTVAVRVPVHASGPYFTPNYRAVGRAVHTNGPISGAFRGFGVPQATIMQETLYDELATKLGMDRLAFRLKNALRDGMPTVSGHVMASGVGIAACLEALEGPWERACAEAERFNAGSNGVARRGVGIASCWYGCGNTGIPNPSTIKAGVTAAGEVVLHQGAVDIGQGSNTVIAQIFADALGLALSEIQLEGADTAITPDAGKTSGSRQTFISGKAAEKAGRALRERILRTANVSGAATIALEEGAVVVSEGEARRRIDLSGLAADADGYVLAVAESYDPPTRPLDAQGQGEPYAVYGYGAQIVELDVDMALGTVRLVKITAAHDVGRAINPVLAEGQIEGGIAQGIGMALMEDYVPGRTENLHDYLIPTIGDVPEIDTILVEVPDPEGPFGAKGLGEHVLIPTAPAILNAIRDATGALVTQLPATPTRVLDAMRPARVAR, translated from the coding sequence GTGACGCTGGAGCGACAGGCGATCGCCTTCGACCTGAACGGCAGCCCGGTGTCGGTCTCGGTTTCGCCCGTCGCGCGGCTTTCGGCGGTGCTGCGCGACGAGTTGCGCCAGACCGGAACGAAGGTGGGTTGCGACGCCGGCGACTGCGGTGCTTGTACGGTGCTGGTCGACGGCGCGGCGGTCTGCGCCTGCCTGATGCCGGCGGCAGGCGTCGCCAGCCGCGCGGTGCGGACGGTGGAAGGGCTCGCCAACGGGAGCCTCGCGGCTGTGCAGGATTCCTTCCTGCGCCATGGCGCAGCCCAGTGCGGCATCTGCACGCCCGGCTTCCTGATGGCGGCGACGGCGCTGCTGGAGCGCAATCCGCGGCCGTGCGAGGCGGAGGTGAAGGACGCGCTCGGCGGCGTGCTTTGCCGCTGTACCGGATACCGCAAGGTGATCGAGGCGGTGATGAACGCGCATCTGCCGGACCGGCTGCACAACAATCCGCCGCCGGAAGCGGGGCTCGCGGTCGGCGCGCGCGCACCGCGGCTGGACGGGCTGCCGAAGGTGACGGGCGCCGAAGCCTTTGGCGCCGACGAGCGGCCGGCGGACGCGCTATCGGTGCTGGTGATCCGCTCTCCGCACTGGCACGCGGATTTTTCCTTCGGCGATATTGAGGGGTTCGTCGCGAACCGTCCGGGCCTCGTCGCCGTCTATACCGCCAGGGATATTCCGGGCGATAACCGGTTCGGCGTCATTCCGGCCTTTGCCGACCAGCCGGCGCTCGCCGACGGTACGGCGCGCTTCCGCGGCGAGGCGGTGGCGCTGATCGCCGGGGAACGCGCGGCGATCGAGGCGCTCGACGCGGCGTCGTTTCCGGTCGAATGGCGGGAACGGCCGCATGTTCTCGAACAGGCCGAGGCGAAGCAGGCGGCGGAACCGGTCCACGCCGCGCGCCGGAACAATCTCCTTATCGAAGGCAAGGTGGAACGCGGCGACCCGGAGGCAGCGCTCGGGGCCGCGCACGCGACGGCGTCGGGCGAAATCAGGACCGCCTATGTCGAGCACGCCTACATCGAGCCCGAGGCCGGATACGCGGCGATGGACGGCGACACGCTGGTCATCAAGGCCTGCACTCAATCGCCCTTCATGGACCGGGACGACACGGCGAAGGTGCTGGGGTTGGCGCCGGACAAGGTGCGGATCGTGCCGACCGCCACCGGGGGTGGTTTCGGCTCCAAGCTCGACCTCTCGCTACAGCCGCTGATCGGGCTGGTGGCGCTGAAGACGGGACGGCCGGCAGCACTCGCTTACACGCGGGCAGAATCGATGATGTCGACCACCAAGCGGCATCCGGCCGACATGCGCGCCACGATCGGCGCGGATGCGGAGGGCCGCGTCACCGGCATGGTGTTCGAAGGCGATTTCAACACCGGCGCCTATGCGAGCTGGGGGCCGACAGTGGCAGTGCGGGTGCCTGTCCATGCATCGGGGCCGTATTTCACGCCGAACTACCGGGCGGTCGGTCGGGCAGTCCACACCAACGGGCCAATTTCGGGCGCCTTCCGCGGCTTCGGCGTGCCGCAGGCGACGATCATGCAGGAGACGCTCTACGACGAGTTGGCCACCAAGCTTGGCATGGACCGGCTGGCCTTCCGGCTGAAGAACGCGCTGCGCGACGGCATGCCGACGGTGAGCGGCCACGTGATGGCAAGCGGCGTGGGGATCGCCGCCTGCCTGGAGGCGCTGGAGGGGCCGTGGGAGCGCGCCTGCGCCGAGGCCGAGCGGTTCAACGCGGGGTCCAACGGCGTCGCGCGCCGCGGTGTCGGGATCGCGTCGTGCTGGTACGGTTGCGGCAACACCGGCATCCCCAACCCCTCGACGATCAAGGCGGGCGTGACGGCGGCGGGCGAGGTCGTGCTGCACCAGGGGGCGGTCGACATCGGGCAGGGCTCGAACACGGTGATCGCGCAGATTTTTGCAGACGCGCTCGGCCTGGCGCTGTCAGAGATCCAGTTGGAAGGGGCCGATACGGCCATCACGCCGGATGCGGGAAAGACCTCCGGTTCGCGCCAGACCTTTATTTCCGGCAAGGCGGCCGAGAAGGCGGGGAGGGCGCTGCGCGAGCGCATCCTTCGGACGGCGAACGTTTCGGGTGCGGCGACGATCGCGCTGGAGGAGGGTGCGGTCGTGGTCAGCGAAGGCGAGGCGCGGCGGCGCATCGACCTTTCCGGGCTCGCGGCCGACGCGGACGGCTACGTGCTGGCGGTGGCGGAAAGCTACGATCCGCCGACCAGGCCGCTCGACGCGCAGGGGCAGGGCGAGCCCTACGCGGTCTACGGCTACGGCGCGCAGATCGTCGAGCTCGATGTCGACATGGCGCTCGGCACGGTGCGGCTGGTGAAGATCACCGCGGCGCACGACGTCGGGCGGGCGATCAATCCGGTGCTGGCGGAAGGACAGATCGAGGGCGGCATCGCGCAGGGAATCGGCATGGCGCTGATGGAGGACTACGTTCCCGGCCGCACTGAAAACCTGCACGACTACCTCATTCCGACCATCGGCGACGTGCCGGAGATCGATACGATCCTGGTCGAAGTGCCCGATCCGGAAGGCCCGTTCGGCGCCAAGGGGCTCGGCGAGCACGTGCTGATCCCCACCGCGCCGGCGATCCTCAACGCCATCCGCGACGCGACCGGAGCGCTGGTGACGCAGCTGCCGGCGACGCCGACGCGGGTGCTGGACGCGATGAGGCCGGCGAGGGTAGCGCGATGA
- a CDS encoding ABC transporter ATP-binding protein: MPDALTINGINCFYGDVQVLRDFSLDLRKGEVLCLLGRNGAGKTTALKAIMGLVPVRSGAILLGATDISRLPAHEVPKAGVAYVPQGRRLFSELTVAENIEIGLMARGKGAATRKDVLDLFPVLRDRLSQRSGTLSGGEQQMLAMARALCLEPDVLLLDEPTEGLMPSMIARIRETVTALRARGVSTILVEQRVDAVLPVADRVAFVENGRNRRTVDVAELKDDPAMVRHYVGVG; this comes from the coding sequence ATGCCTGACGCGCTGACGATCAATGGCATCAACTGCTTCTATGGCGACGTTCAGGTGTTGCGCGATTTCTCGCTCGACCTGCGCAAGGGCGAGGTACTGTGCCTTCTGGGGCGCAACGGGGCGGGCAAGACGACGGCGCTGAAGGCCATCATGGGGCTGGTGCCGGTGCGCTCGGGCGCAATCCTGCTCGGCGCGACCGACATTTCGCGGTTGCCTGCACACGAGGTGCCGAAGGCAGGCGTCGCCTACGTGCCGCAGGGACGGCGGCTGTTTTCAGAACTCACGGTGGCGGAAAATATCGAGATCGGGCTTATGGCGCGCGGCAAGGGTGCTGCCACGCGCAAGGACGTTCTCGACCTCTTTCCGGTGCTGAGGGACCGGCTCTCGCAGCGCTCCGGGACGCTTTCGGGCGGCGAACAGCAGATGCTGGCGATGGCGCGGGCGCTCTGCCTGGAACCGGACGTGCTGCTGCTGGACGAGCCGACGGAGGGATTGATGCCTTCCATGATCGCGCGGATCCGCGAGACGGTGACGGCGCTGCGCGCGCGCGGCGTCTCGACCATCCTGGTCGAGCAGCGGGTGGACGCCGTTCTGCCGGTCGCCGACCGCGTCGCCTTTGTGGAAAACGGGCGCAACCGCAGGACCGTGGACGTCGCGGAACTGAAGGACGACCCGGCGATGGTCCGCCACTATGTGGGGGTGGGCTGA
- a CDS encoding MarR family winged helix-turn-helix transcriptional regulator — MTTPPLTRAIGATERTLRDLLDSRLATAGLSFPEWTVLVFLQSGAPMPVPGLLAQLAAGRIAAGAEANSLLARMAAAGLLAVRGEERSETVRLTARGLETARPLLDEVGAITRGLEEGLDAADLAATRRTLAAIAHRAADLLAPV; from the coding sequence ATGACCACGCCACCTCTCACCCGCGCGATCGGCGCCACGGAGCGCACGCTGCGCGACCTGCTCGACAGCCGACTCGCGACTGCCGGCCTCTCCTTCCCCGAATGGACCGTTCTGGTTTTCCTTCAATCAGGGGCGCCAATGCCCGTTCCCGGCCTGCTCGCGCAGCTTGCGGCGGGCCGCATCGCGGCGGGCGCCGAGGCAAATAGCCTTCTCGCCCGTATGGCCGCGGCCGGGCTGCTAGCGGTCCGCGGCGAGGAGCGCAGCGAGACGGTGCGACTGACCGCACGGGGATTGGAAACGGCGCGGCCACTGCTCGATGAGGTCGGGGCGATCACCCGCGGCCTGGAGGAGGGCCTCGACGCCGCCGACCTCGCCGCCACCCGCCGTACGCTCGCTGCCATTGCCCACCGCGCGGCAGATCTCCTCGCGCCGGTCTGA
- a CDS encoding MarR family winged helix-turn-helix transcriptional regulator, translating into MSRETRTTGSLVWHLAMRWRTEVDRAVAHLGLTHAQYSLLASLHVMAARGTEPTQRELAGYATLQPIYVSKLVRSLESLGLVTRRPDGRDSRALRLTLTGAGAATASEARAVVAALDRQLTAPLGGPQSRDTVQLAAALATLLDAAGLIPPDPACEGSDS; encoded by the coding sequence ATGTCCCGTGAAACCCGCACCACCGGCTCACTCGTCTGGCACCTCGCGATGCGTTGGCGGACCGAGGTTGATCGCGCGGTGGCGCATCTCGGGCTCACCCATGCGCAATACTCGCTACTCGCATCACTCCACGTCATGGCGGCCCGCGGCACTGAGCCGACGCAGCGCGAACTCGCCGGCTACGCCACGCTGCAGCCGATCTACGTCTCCAAGCTGGTTCGCTCTCTGGAATCGCTCGGCCTGGTGACCCGGCGGCCGGACGGACGCGACAGCCGTGCGCTGCGGCTCACGCTTACCGGTGCCGGCGCCGCGACCGCGTCGGAAGCGCGCGCTGTCGTGGCGGCTCTGGATCGTCAGCTGACGGCGCCGCTCGGTGGCCCCCAAAGCCGCGACACCGTACAACTCGCGGCCGCGCTCGCCACGCTTCTCGACGCTGCCGGTCTCATCCCCCCCGATCCCGCCTGCGAAGGATCCGATTCATGA